Genomic segment of Pseudothermotoga sp.:
AGTTTTTGTGACAAGGTCAACACGAAGACCTTTCGGTACTTGCTTTGAATGCTTCTGAACAAGCTGACAATATCCTCAAAGCTTGGTAATGAAGTCGATACATCGTGGCCTTCGCTCATGAGCAGACAGAGTTTATCTGCATCTATATCTACACCGTCTCTGTATTCTATTCCACCGACACGTACCCTCAACGGTAATCTATACATATCCATCGGCGATGACCAGTTCTCTGGAAAATCTGCCGTGCTATCCACAACGAAAGCAACCTCGTTCAAAGCCTTTCCCTCCAATTGAATTTTTCAAAAAAATTCTATCACTTTTTTCCATCAGTACAGATTTTCACATGTGAGAGAATAATCTCAGGGGTGTGAAGATGGATCTTGGACTCATTAACAAGAGGGTACTTGTTTGTGGTGGAACGAGGGGTATAGGTCGTGCGGTCGCCGAAGAATTTGCGAAAGAAGGTTCTGTCGTGTTCGTGGTTGCGAGGCAACAGTCAAAAGAGGTCGCAAAACAGATTTCGATGCTGTACCCTGCCAAAGTGTACGGTTTCGATGCTGATCTTTCAAAGGATGAAGATATAAAGCAAATCAAAAAAGCTGTTGGTGAAGTGGACGTGCTCGTCGCCAACGCTGGTGGCCCGAAACCTGGAGATTTCTTTGAGTTGCACGATGAAGATTGGCATTTTGCCTTCGAACTTCTCGTGATGAGCACCGTCAGATTGATAAACGCTTTCTTACCTGGGATGGTTGAAAGAAAATGGGGTAGAGTGATCGCTATAACTTCCATTTCCGTTTTCGAACCCCTGCCAAGGCTGTTGCTTTCCAATTCTTTGAGGATGGCCGTCGCTGGATTGATGCGAAGCCTTTCTGGAGAGTATGCAAAATACAACGTAACTTTCAACTGTGTTGCGCCTGGCCACACGATGACTGAAAGATTACACCAGATCATTGAAGACACTGCGAGAAAAACTTTGAAGAGTGAACAGGAAATAATGAAACAAATGGCAGAAGAAAACGATGTCAAGCGTTTAGGTAGACCAGAAGAGATAGCTGCTGCTGTGATTTTTCTGGCCAGTGAGAGGGCTTCTTATATAACGGGGACCACTCT
This window contains:
- a CDS encoding SDR family oxidoreductase, with the protein product MDLGLINKRVLVCGGTRGIGRAVAEEFAKEGSVVFVVARQQSKEVAKQISMLYPAKVYGFDADLSKDEDIKQIKKAVGEVDVLVANAGGPKPGDFFELHDEDWHFAFELLVMSTVRLINAFLPGMVERKWGRVIAITSISVFEPLPRLLLSNSLRMAVAGLMRSLSGEYAKYNVTFNCVAPGHTMTERLHQIIEDTARKTLKSEQEIMKQMAEENDVKRLGRPEEIAAAVIFLASERASYITGTTLRVDGGFVSSSI